In Pseudomonas asiatica, the following are encoded in one genomic region:
- a CDS encoding HNH endonuclease, with product MTESKLSGKGLISPAPQNSSCESVARKDIEQLLTADQARELFKIQDGKLVNLVRRGSRAMPGMFAGSPNSDGYLRVKINNVAFRVHRVIWLITYGEWPEGQIDHINGVRDDNRIENLRAVSVVGNQQNQHMRVDNTSGTTGVRLESGAWTAKIRVRGKRLHLGRFKSLEEAAAARKSAELLYGFHPNHGRTDSERRNGAKSFGTHSIMRSA from the coding sequence ATGACTGAATCGAAACTCTCAGGCAAGGGGCTTATCAGTCCCGCGCCACAAAATTCTAGCTGCGAATCTGTGGCGCGGAAAGACATCGAGCAACTCCTTACCGCTGACCAAGCTAGGGAGTTGTTTAAGATCCAGGACGGAAAGCTTGTAAATCTGGTCAGGCGTGGCAGCAGGGCCATGCCCGGCATGTTTGCAGGATCTCCAAACAGCGACGGCTACCTTCGCGTGAAGATCAACAACGTTGCTTTTCGGGTGCATCGCGTTATCTGGCTGATCACCTACGGCGAATGGCCAGAAGGTCAGATCGACCACATTAACGGCGTTCGTGATGATAACCGCATTGAAAATCTGCGCGCCGTAAGCGTCGTAGGTAATCAGCAGAACCAGCACATGCGTGTTGACAACACTTCGGGCACGACCGGCGTGCGCCTGGAAAGTGGTGCCTGGACCGCAAAGATTCGAGTGCGCGGAAAGCGGCTGCACCTGGGGCGATTCAAATCTCTAGAGGAAGCCGCTGCCGCCCGTAAATCCGCTGAGCTTCTTTACGGATTCCACCCGAACCACGGGAGGACAGATTCTGAGCGTCGTAACGGCGCCAAATCGTTCGGCACCCATAGCATCATGAGGTCCGCATAA
- a CDS encoding phage replication protein encodes MARARNIKPALFKNEVLGVADPMLTLLFEGLWLLADKAGRLEDRPLRIKGELFPYRDGVDIEGLLSWLAREDFIVRYTVSGKRYIQVQNFDKHQNPHRNEPESIIPSASEGCISTDFGGTASANLGSARADSLIPDSGSLTADTRNTSTPTALPTPASDDLFPKFWKLYPNKKGKAAAEKAWKKLKVTDDLFTLIAQGLAKQCASPGWIKDKGQFIPHPATWLNGKRWEDEVEVPADNVHHLPTSRHHGFAERDYTAGLKRREDGSYAL; translated from the coding sequence ATGGCCCGCGCCCGCAACATTAAGCCAGCCCTGTTCAAGAACGAAGTCCTCGGCGTGGCTGACCCCATGCTGACTCTGCTTTTTGAGGGTCTTTGGCTGCTCGCTGATAAGGCTGGGCGACTGGAAGATCGCCCTCTGCGCATTAAGGGTGAGCTTTTCCCCTATCGCGATGGTGTGGATATCGAAGGTCTTCTGTCTTGGCTTGCTAGGGAAGACTTCATCGTTCGATACACCGTGAGCGGTAAGCGCTATATCCAGGTGCAGAACTTCGACAAACATCAGAACCCGCATCGTAATGAGCCGGAGTCGATTATCCCTTCTGCGTCAGAGGGTTGTATCAGTACCGATTTTGGCGGGACTGCTTCTGCCAATCTCGGTAGCGCTCGGGCTGATTCTCTGATTCCTGATTCCGGATCCCTGACTGCTGATACCCGAAACACGTCAACGCCTACGGCATTGCCGACTCCGGCGAGTGACGACCTTTTCCCGAAGTTCTGGAAGCTGTACCCGAACAAGAAGGGCAAGGCGGCTGCGGAGAAGGCGTGGAAGAAACTCAAGGTCACTGACGACCTGTTCACCCTGATCGCCCAGGGCCTGGCCAAGCAGTGTGCCTCCCCCGGCTGGATCAAGGACAAAGGCCAATTCATCCCGCACCCGGCTACCTGGCTCAACGGCAAGCGCTGGGAAGACGAGGTCGAGGTTCCTGCTGACAACGTCCACCACCTGCCAACCAGTCGGCACCATGGCTTTGCTGAGCGCGACTACACCGCAGGCTTGAAACGTCGGGAGGACGGCAGCTATGCGCTCTGA
- a CDS encoding ATP-binding protein, which translates to MRSEKVVQIDQGAVVARIQPAECEKHGPFEQKVTMLLGKALRSHCPECARIAKEEREARAEAEQALNVRLAISRKLGDSLIPKRFADRSLANYKAEHKGQAEALRFCRHYVKTFDQIAENGRCMVLLGKPGTGKTHLGAGMANDLMRSTSHSAVYRTVGSILQAIRATYDRSSEATEASILASLIEPSLLVLDEVGVSKEQPSDFELTTLFAIINGRYEQVKPTVVISNLSPEHLPVAMGERCVDRLREGGMIVVPFEWESHRGKEGV; encoded by the coding sequence ATGCGCTCTGAAAAAGTAGTCCAGATCGATCAAGGCGCGGTCGTTGCCCGCATTCAGCCAGCCGAGTGCGAGAAGCACGGCCCCTTCGAGCAGAAGGTCACCATGTTGCTGGGCAAGGCACTGCGAAGCCACTGCCCTGAATGCGCTCGTATCGCCAAGGAGGAGCGAGAGGCTCGCGCCGAGGCCGAACAGGCCCTGAACGTGCGCCTGGCGATCTCCCGAAAGCTGGGCGACTCGCTGATCCCGAAACGCTTCGCTGATCGCTCGCTGGCGAACTACAAAGCCGAGCACAAGGGCCAAGCCGAGGCGCTGCGCTTCTGCAGGCACTACGTGAAGACCTTCGACCAGATCGCCGAGAACGGGCGCTGCATGGTGCTCCTGGGCAAGCCAGGCACCGGCAAGACCCACCTGGGCGCCGGCATGGCTAACGACCTGATGCGCAGCACCTCGCACTCGGCGGTGTACCGCACTGTCGGCTCGATCCTGCAGGCCATCCGTGCCACCTACGACCGCTCCAGTGAGGCGACCGAGGCCAGCATCCTGGCCAGCCTGATCGAGCCATCCCTGCTGGTGCTGGACGAGGTAGGCGTTAGCAAGGAGCAGCCCAGCGACTTCGAGCTGACCACTCTGTTCGCGATCATCAACGGTCGCTACGAGCAGGTGAAGCCAACCGTGGTGATCTCCAACCTGAGTCCCGAGCATCTGCCGGTGGCCATGGGCGAGCGCTGCGTTGACCGCCTGCGCGAGGGCGGAATGATCGTTGTCCCGTTCGAGTGGGAATCGCACCGCGGCAAGGAGGGCGTCTGA